The proteins below are encoded in one region of Nitrospira sp.:
- a CDS encoding multidrug transporter AcrB, which produces MPNGSTPYRPGLSGRIAALFIGSKLTPLIMLGALLLGLFAIVVTPREEEPQIVVPMADVWLPFPGASAKVVEEQLTRPFERKISEIKGVEYVYSISRPGGALIIVRFYVGQPMEQSLVDLYDKLMSNQDLLPPGAEPFLVKPKDVNDVPIVTMTLSSQRYGEFEMRQLAELVLEEAKKVSGTSGGFIVGGRARELGVQIDPTRLKAYGLTPLQVAGVIRGENRALPTGRYDSRNQSFLVETGRFIQSRDDLLSLVVGVNDHRPVYLRQVAEVTDGPAESTHYVWFGLGPGARGEGLGGGSREQDPTQDRSSPSVSFTAHESPAVTVAIAKQAGTNAVTVAEQVIRKVEEMRGTAIPSDVRVTVTRDYGDTAREKADELLWHLGIAIIAVVAFLGVALGVRPALVVSLAIPLTLALTLFTSMLIGYTINRVTLFALIFSIGILVDDAIVVVENTYRHLLLRLLPHRDASIRAVDEVGNPTILATFTVIAALMPMAFVSGLMGPYMRPIPVNASIAMFYSLLVAFVVIPWFCQTCYRPGVRVKGVDHEEHEHGLMARLYRRTLAPLLAHPVLAYAVLGVVALLLAGSCALFYTRHVVVKMLPFDNKSELQLVVDMPEGTTLEDTARVTRALSEYVRTVPEVRDYQAYVGTASPFNFNGLVRHYYLREQPHEADVQINLVAKDRREAQSHAIAQRLRPGVQRIAKAYGANVKVVEVPPGPPVQSVLVGEVYGPDYDRQLAFARELRGLFETTPGVVDVDDYIEADQVKYVFSVDRAKAALAGLPSDEIVRTLRLALNGAKVGLVHIPEEKSPVQIVLRLPLSERTGLEHIGEIGLRTHTGGIVQLSELLTVEQTTQDKSIYHKNQKPVVYVVADVGGPGAEQAESPVYGVLGVGKKLDEYRPAEGYPIEQYYARQPWSEEKLAMKWDGEWHITYETFRDMGIAFAVAMLLIYLLIVGQFQSFLTPLIIMAPIPLTLIGIVPGHWLTGSYFTATSMIGFIALAGIIVRNSILLVDFIQIQERAGVPLGEAIVTAGAIRTRPILLTAAALMVGAFVIILDPIFQGLAVSLLFGVGASTLLTLIVIPVLYYLFSRGRRQTDARSVAGPTESTVESEEALVRS; this is translated from the coding sequence ATGCCGAACGGTTCCACTCCATATCGTCCGGGGCTCAGTGGTCGGATCGCGGCGCTGTTTATCGGCAGCAAGCTCACGCCGCTGATCATGCTGGGGGCCTTGCTGCTGGGTCTCTTTGCGATTGTCGTCACGCCGCGGGAAGAAGAGCCGCAGATCGTCGTCCCGATGGCGGACGTCTGGCTGCCCTTTCCAGGGGCCTCCGCCAAAGTCGTCGAAGAGCAGCTCACCAGACCTTTCGAGCGCAAGATTTCCGAGATCAAGGGGGTCGAGTACGTGTATTCGATTTCTCGCCCGGGCGGGGCGCTGATCATCGTGCGCTTCTACGTCGGTCAACCAATGGAGCAGAGTCTGGTTGATTTATATGACAAATTGATGTCGAACCAAGATCTCTTACCTCCCGGTGCCGAACCCTTTTTGGTCAAGCCAAAAGACGTCAATGATGTGCCGATCGTCACCATGACGCTCTCGAGCCAGCGGTATGGCGAATTCGAAATGCGTCAGCTCGCCGAACTCGTGCTGGAGGAAGCCAAAAAAGTGAGCGGCACCTCCGGCGGGTTCATCGTGGGAGGACGTGCCCGTGAGCTTGGCGTGCAGATCGATCCCACACGCCTGAAGGCCTACGGCCTGACCCCGCTCCAGGTCGCCGGGGTCATTCGCGGCGAGAATCGCGCCTTGCCGACCGGACGATACGATAGTCGGAATCAAAGTTTTCTGGTGGAGACCGGGCGATTCATTCAATCGCGCGACGATCTCTTGAGTTTGGTCGTGGGCGTGAATGACCACCGTCCGGTGTATCTACGGCAGGTGGCCGAGGTGACCGATGGGCCGGCCGAATCGACGCATTATGTGTGGTTCGGCTTAGGTCCTGGCGCGAGAGGTGAAGGGTTAGGAGGGGGCAGTAGGGAACAGGATCCGACGCAGGATCGCTCCTCTCCCTCCGTATCCTTCACCGCTCACGAGTCTCCGGCCGTCACCGTCGCGATTGCGAAACAGGCGGGAACCAATGCGGTGACGGTGGCGGAGCAGGTGATCCGCAAAGTCGAAGAGATGCGGGGTACGGCGATTCCGTCCGACGTACGCGTGACCGTGACCCGCGACTATGGCGACACGGCGCGCGAAAAAGCCGACGAATTGCTGTGGCACTTGGGGATCGCCATCATAGCGGTCGTGGCTTTCCTTGGTGTTGCACTCGGGGTGCGACCGGCGCTGGTCGTCTCGCTGGCCATTCCGCTGACCCTCGCCCTGACGCTGTTCACGTCGATGTTGATCGGGTACACGATCAATCGTGTGACGCTGTTCGCCTTGATCTTTTCCATAGGGATTCTCGTCGACGACGCCATTGTCGTCGTCGAAAACACCTATCGGCATTTGCTCCTTCGTCTGCTGCCGCATCGGGATGCATCGATCCGCGCCGTCGATGAGGTTGGGAATCCGACGATCCTGGCGACCTTCACCGTCATCGCGGCGCTGATGCCGATGGCGTTCGTCTCGGGCTTGATGGGCCCGTATATGCGCCCGATCCCGGTCAATGCCTCTATCGCCATGTTCTATTCCCTGCTCGTGGCATTCGTCGTGATCCCCTGGTTCTGTCAGACGTGCTATCGGCCCGGTGTCCGCGTCAAGGGCGTCGATCACGAGGAGCATGAGCACGGGCTCATGGCCCGTCTCTATCGCCGAACGCTCGCGCCGCTGCTGGCACATCCCGTATTGGCCTATGCCGTGTTGGGTGTCGTGGCCCTCCTGCTCGCGGGTTCATGCGCCCTGTTTTATACGCGGCACGTCGTGGTGAAAATGTTGCCGTTCGACAACAAGAGCGAGCTGCAATTGGTGGTCGACATGCCGGAGGGAACAACCTTGGAGGATACGGCGCGCGTGACGCGGGCGCTGTCCGAGTACGTCCGCACGGTCCCCGAAGTGCGTGACTACCAGGCCTACGTCGGTACGGCCTCGCCGTTCAACTTCAATGGCCTGGTCCGGCACTACTATTTACGGGAGCAGCCACACGAAGCGGACGTACAGATCAATCTCGTAGCCAAAGATCGCCGCGAGGCGCAGAGTCATGCCATCGCTCAACGCCTTCGTCCAGGCGTGCAGCGGATCGCCAAAGCCTACGGAGCCAATGTGAAAGTGGTCGAAGTGCCGCCCGGTCCTCCCGTGCAGTCCGTCTTGGTCGGGGAAGTCTATGGACCGGATTATGACCGGCAGTTGGCATTTGCGCGCGAGTTGCGGGGACTGTTTGAGACCACGCCCGGCGTCGTCGATGTGGACGACTATATCGAAGCCGACCAAGTCAAGTATGTCTTCTCGGTCGACCGCGCCAAAGCGGCCTTGGCGGGCCTCCCATCCGACGAGATCGTGCGGACGCTGCGGCTGGCCCTCAACGGCGCCAAGGTCGGGCTCGTGCACATTCCAGAGGAAAAGAGCCCGGTGCAAATCGTACTGCGTCTTCCCCTGTCGGAACGGACCGGGCTGGAACACATCGGCGAGATCGGCCTGCGGACGCACACCGGCGGGATCGTGCAACTTTCCGAGCTGCTCACGGTCGAGCAAACCACGCAAGACAAGTCAATCTACCACAAGAATCAAAAGCCCGTGGTGTACGTCGTCGCGGACGTGGGGGGGCCTGGGGCGGAGCAGGCCGAGAGTCCCGTCTATGGCGTGTTGGGTGTGGGAAAGAAACTGGATGAGTATCGTCCGGCCGAGGGGTATCCGATTGAGCAGTATTATGCGAGGCAGCCCTGGTCTGAAGAGAAACTGGCCATGAAGTGGGATGGGGAATGGCACATCACCTATGAAACCTTTCGGGATATGGGCATCGCCTTTGCCGTGGCCATGTTGTTGATCTATTTGCTGATCGTCGGGCAGTTCCAATCGTTTCTCACTCCGTTGATCATCATGGCACCGATCCCGCTGACCTTGATCGGCATTGTGCCGGGTCATTGGCTGACCGGCTCTTACTTCACCGCCACGTCCATGATCGGTTTCATTGCCCTGGCCGGCATTATCGTCAGGAATTCCATCCTCTTGGTGGATTTCATTCAGATTCAGGAGCGGGCCGGGGTGCCGCTCGGCGAAGCGATCGTGACGGCCGGCGCGATCCGCACGCGGCCCATTCTTCTGACCGCGGCCGCGCTGATGGTGGGCGCCTTCGTGATTATCTTGGATCCGATTTTTCAGGGGTTGGCGGTCTCGCTGTTATTCGGCGTCGGCGCCTCTACGCTGCTCACCTTGATCGTCATTCCGGTTCTGTACTACCTGTTCTCCAGAGGCCGAAGGCAAACGGATGCGCGCTCCGTAGCCGGGCCGACGGAATCGACCGTCGAATCGGAAGAAGCGCTGGTCCGTTCGTGA
- a CDS encoding RND transporter, whose translation MVLAGIVLVVGCDTKEEAAPPRVAASARPVIHSPVVEVRTSALPIRVEVTGQVATVYQATLSSRIQGSIDKLLVREGTAVKKGQTLVELDRRDLDAELARATAEVENARAHLKRMEKLFRDDAVSQQEMENATRASKVAEANRKAVVAQLSYTVVKAPFDGVITEKKVEAGELASPGQPLLKMEDPRHLRLEATVAEGDLKAIARGDTIPVVIDALNAHPLTGTVSQILPAGDPQTHTFMVKVDLPATSGLRTGMFGRFQLDKGTSDTLVVPASALVQRGELTGLFVVGTDHVSRLRLVKLGRRFDDWVEILSGVDVGEQILLRASQGVDGAMVEVIQ comes from the coding sequence ATGGTGTTAGCCGGGATCGTGCTCGTGGTCGGCTGCGATACGAAGGAGGAGGCCGCGCCACCTCGGGTGGCGGCGTCGGCTCGCCCGGTGATCCACAGCCCCGTCGTCGAAGTCCGAACCAGCGCGCTCCCAATACGCGTCGAGGTCACGGGGCAGGTGGCGACCGTCTATCAGGCCACACTCTCAAGCCGCATTCAAGGCAGCATCGACAAGCTGTTGGTTCGGGAGGGGACGGCAGTCAAGAAAGGACAAACGCTCGTCGAACTCGACCGCCGGGACCTCGATGCCGAGTTGGCACGTGCGACGGCGGAGGTGGAGAATGCCCGAGCGCATCTCAAGCGCATGGAGAAGTTGTTTCGGGACGATGCCGTCTCGCAGCAGGAAATGGAAAACGCGACGCGCGCCAGCAAAGTCGCCGAGGCGAATCGCAAGGCTGTGGTCGCCCAGCTGAGCTACACCGTGGTCAAGGCGCCCTTCGATGGTGTGATTACCGAAAAGAAGGTGGAGGCGGGGGAGTTGGCATCCCCCGGCCAGCCGCTGCTCAAAATGGAAGACCCTCGGCATCTCCGGTTGGAAGCGACGGTTGCCGAGGGGGATCTCAAGGCCATCGCCAGGGGAGACACGATCCCGGTCGTCATTGACGCGCTGAATGCGCACCCGCTGACAGGCACCGTGAGTCAGATTCTGCCCGCTGGGGACCCCCAAACACACACCTTTATGGTGAAAGTCGACTTGCCGGCGACGTCCGGTCTCAGGACCGGGATGTTCGGCCGATTTCAATTGGACAAGGGGACCAGCGACACCCTCGTGGTCCCGGCCTCCGCGCTGGTGCAGCGTGGGGAGTTGACCGGTCTCTTCGTCGTGGGGACGGATCACGTGAGCCGGCTTCGCCTGGTCAAGCTCGGGCGGCGATTCGACGACTGGGTGGAAATACTGTCCGGTGTCGATGTGGGCGAGCAGATTCTCCTTCGCGCGTCGCAAGGGGTCGATGGTGCGATGGTTGAGGTCATACAGTAG
- a CDS encoding sulfurtransferase, whose product MRLNEWLRLIAGAFVLAAVVLGATVHPYWNYFAAFVAANLIQSAFTGWCPMMALLRTLGVQE is encoded by the coding sequence ATGCGACTGAATGAATGGTTGCGACTCATTGCGGGGGCGTTCGTGCTGGCGGCTGTGGTTCTGGGGGCGACCGTACATCCGTATTGGAACTATTTCGCGGCGTTCGTGGCGGCGAACTTGATCCAATCGGCGTTCACGGGCTGGTGCCCGATGATGGCACTTCTGCGGACGCTGGGTGTCCAGGAATAA
- a CDS encoding phosphoenolpyruvate synthase, giving the protein MASVSENIAAIRWFEEIGIQDVPTVGGKNASLGEMYRELRSKGVRVPNGFAITADAYRHFMHQAGLDSKIKEILADLDTHDLANLRRRGRQVRNAILAASLPATLEDAIVAAYHKLGEGQPDSLDVAVRSSATAEDLPDASFAGQQETYLNVQGDLALLETCKRCFASLFTDRAISYREDKGFDHFKVALSIGVQRMVRSDLASSGVMFSIDTETGFQHAVLINASYGLGENIVQGSVNPDEVYVFKPTLKEGYRPILQKLLGSKEFKLVYDVGGGKMVKNVPVAPDERARFCITDDEILTLARWACAVEDHYTAKRGRSTPMDMEWAKDGLTGELFIVQARPETVQSQRSRDTLETFRLTGTGRVLVSGRSVGERIGQGPVRVIKSVQEIHAFRQGEVLVTDKTDPDWEPIMKKAAAIVTNRGGRTCHAAIVSRELGLPAVVGTNRGTEVLTTGQPVTVSCAEGDTGLVYEGTLPFTIDRVDLRGLARPKTKIMMNVGNPEEAFSLSSIPNDGVGLAREEFIISTYIKAHPLALLEYARLEDESIKQEIERLTVGYPDKASYFVDKLAQGVAMIAAAFYPKDVIVRLSDFKTNEYANLIGGARYEPKEENPMLGFRGASRYYDARYRAGFALECQAMKKVRDEMGLANLKLMIPFCRTVEEGRKVIAELERHGLRRGERDLAVYVMCEIPSNVLLAEEFADIFDGFSIGSNDLTQLTLGVDRDSEIVAPLFDERNEAVKSLITSVIGAAKRTKRKIGICGQAPSDYPEFAEFLVHQGIDSLSLNPDAVLRTTRHVLNVERQASR; this is encoded by the coding sequence ATGGCATCTGTCTCTGAAAACATCGCGGCGATCCGCTGGTTTGAGGAAATCGGGATCCAGGACGTTCCGACCGTCGGAGGGAAAAATGCATCCCTGGGAGAAATGTATCGGGAGTTGCGGTCGAAGGGTGTCAGGGTCCCGAATGGCTTTGCGATTACCGCCGATGCTTACCGGCACTTCATGCATCAGGCGGGCCTCGATTCGAAGATCAAGGAGATCCTGGCCGATCTCGACACGCACGATCTTGCCAATCTGCGTCGGCGGGGCCGCCAGGTACGGAACGCGATTCTGGCGGCGAGTCTCCCCGCGACCCTCGAGGACGCAATTGTCGCCGCTTATCACAAGCTGGGCGAAGGACAGCCCGACTCTCTGGACGTCGCGGTCCGGAGCAGCGCGACAGCCGAGGATCTTCCGGATGCGAGTTTTGCCGGTCAACAAGAGACCTATCTGAATGTGCAAGGCGATCTAGCCCTTTTGGAGACATGCAAGCGGTGCTTCGCGTCACTTTTTACGGATCGAGCGATTTCCTATCGAGAGGATAAGGGTTTCGACCATTTCAAGGTTGCGCTGTCCATCGGAGTGCAACGCATGGTGAGATCTGACCTCGCCTCTTCCGGCGTCATGTTTTCCATCGATACCGAGACCGGGTTTCAGCATGCCGTCCTGATCAATGCCTCCTATGGACTCGGGGAAAATATTGTCCAAGGCTCCGTGAATCCGGACGAGGTGTATGTGTTCAAACCAACCCTGAAAGAAGGGTATCGGCCGATTCTCCAGAAGCTGCTGGGAAGCAAAGAGTTCAAGTTGGTGTATGACGTGGGCGGCGGGAAGATGGTCAAAAACGTGCCGGTTGCACCGGACGAGAGGGCCCGCTTCTGCATCACCGATGACGAGATTCTCACGCTGGCTCGTTGGGCGTGCGCGGTCGAAGACCATTACACCGCGAAGAGAGGGCGCTCGACTCCGATGGATATGGAATGGGCCAAGGATGGCCTGACCGGAGAGTTGTTCATCGTACAGGCCAGACCGGAAACGGTCCAGTCGCAGCGGTCGCGCGACACGCTTGAGACGTTTCGCTTGACCGGAACGGGCCGGGTGCTGGTCAGCGGTCGAAGCGTGGGCGAGCGGATCGGGCAGGGGCCCGTGCGCGTGATCAAGAGTGTCCAAGAGATTCATGCGTTCCGCCAGGGAGAGGTGTTGGTGACGGACAAGACCGATCCGGATTGGGAGCCGATCATGAAGAAGGCCGCCGCCATCGTGACGAATCGCGGCGGACGGACGTGTCATGCGGCGATCGTGAGCCGCGAGCTGGGGCTCCCGGCCGTCGTCGGAACCAACCGTGGAACGGAGGTATTGACCACCGGCCAACCGGTGACCGTCTCGTGCGCCGAAGGAGATACGGGACTTGTGTACGAAGGCACGCTGCCTTTCACGATCGATCGCGTCGACCTGCGGGGATTGGCCCGTCCGAAGACCAAGATCATGATGAACGTCGGTAACCCGGAGGAGGCCTTCAGTTTGTCGTCAATCCCAAACGATGGCGTCGGTTTGGCCCGAGAAGAGTTCATCATTTCCACCTATATCAAGGCACATCCGCTGGCCCTGCTCGAGTACGCGCGTCTGGAGGACGAATCGATTAAACAGGAGATTGAACGTCTGACGGTGGGGTATCCGGACAAAGCCAGTTACTTTGTGGACAAACTGGCCCAGGGCGTGGCGATGATCGCCGCGGCATTTTATCCCAAAGACGTGATCGTCCGACTCAGCGATTTCAAGACCAACGAGTATGCGAATCTCATCGGTGGGGCCCGCTATGAACCGAAAGAAGAAAATCCGATGCTCGGATTTCGCGGTGCGTCCCGGTATTACGATGCCCGATACCGCGCGGGTTTTGCCTTGGAATGCCAAGCCATGAAAAAAGTTCGTGACGAAATGGGGCTGGCCAATCTCAAGTTGATGATCCCGTTTTGTCGCACGGTCGAGGAGGGCCGCAAGGTGATCGCGGAATTGGAGCGGCATGGCTTACGGCGAGGCGAGCGCGACTTGGCTGTGTACGTCATGTGCGAAATTCCCAGCAACGTACTTCTGGCGGAGGAGTTCGCCGACATCTTCGACGGTTTTTCCATCGGGTCGAACGACCTGACGCAATTGACGCTCGGAGTCGACCGGGATTCCGAAATCGTGGCGCCCCTGTTCGACGAGCGAAACGAGGCGGTCAAATCGTTGATCACGTCGGTCATCGGCGCAGCCAAGCGGACCAAGCGAAAGATTGGCATTTGCGGGCAAGCTCCGAGCGACTATCCCGAGTTTGCCGAGTTCCTGGTTCATCAGGGTATCGACAGCCTCTCGCTCAATCCCGACGCCGTGTTGCGGACGACCCGGCATGTTCTGAACGTGGAACGCCAGGCGTCGCGCTGA
- the pfkA gene encoding ATP-dependent 6-phosphofructokinase — MGQIWPGAEELAVDSLGPCRVPSPMPDRGAPWVDEADRVLLGSTVLDIKPFLAGQAWIPSFEPAGPRERLHLPPKEVTCGIVTCGGICPGANNVIRSIVLTLYYGYGVRRVMGFRYGYAGLASKGGFQPWELTPQFVDDIHQQGGTILGSSRGPQDIGDMVDTLTAQRVNILFLIGGDGTFRGAAAIHAEIQRRALAIAVIGVPKTIDNDLEWIERSFGFATAVNEAQRTIVAAHQEARGAYNGIGLVKLMGRASGFIAAHASLANCDVNFCLVPEVPFALEGARGFLSALERRLATKHHAVIVVAEGAGQDLIKSAGEIGRDESGNIRLKDIGLFLREQMGRYLKDRGLKATIKYIDPSYTIRSLPANSVDAEFCLALGQHAVHAGMAGRTNMLVGFWNQRFTHVPIPLAVATRRQLDPKGDIWQRVLEATGQPSSM; from the coding sequence ATGGGCCAAATCTGGCCTGGAGCCGAGGAACTGGCTGTTGACAGTTTAGGGCCATGTCGGGTGCCGTCGCCGATGCCGGATCGTGGAGCGCCGTGGGTCGACGAGGCCGATCGAGTACTACTCGGGTCCACCGTCCTGGATATCAAGCCTTTTTTAGCGGGCCAGGCGTGGATCCCATCCTTCGAGCCAGCGGGCCCTCGGGAACGGCTGCACTTGCCTCCCAAGGAGGTGACGTGCGGAATCGTGACGTGTGGTGGTATATGCCCAGGCGCCAACAACGTCATCCGGTCCATTGTTCTTACGCTGTACTATGGGTACGGGGTTCGACGTGTGATGGGCTTTCGGTACGGCTACGCCGGTCTCGCGTCGAAAGGGGGTTTCCAACCCTGGGAATTGACGCCACAGTTCGTGGACGACATCCATCAGCAAGGCGGCACCATACTCGGCTCGTCCAGGGGGCCGCAAGACATTGGCGACATGGTGGATACGTTGACGGCTCAACGGGTGAATATCCTCTTCCTCATTGGTGGAGACGGCACGTTCCGCGGCGCAGCGGCGATTCATGCGGAAATCCAGAGGCGGGCTCTCGCCATCGCCGTCATCGGGGTGCCGAAGACTATCGATAACGACCTGGAGTGGATCGAGCGCAGCTTCGGTTTCGCCACGGCCGTCAATGAGGCTCAACGCACGATCGTCGCAGCCCACCAGGAGGCACGGGGTGCCTATAACGGCATCGGCCTCGTCAAATTGATGGGGCGCGCATCGGGATTCATCGCAGCCCATGCGTCCCTCGCCAACTGCGATGTGAATTTTTGTCTTGTTCCGGAGGTTCCGTTCGCGCTCGAAGGCGCGCGAGGTTTTTTGTCCGCGCTCGAACGGCGTTTGGCTACCAAGCATCACGCTGTGATTGTCGTGGCCGAAGGGGCGGGTCAGGATCTCATTAAATCGGCCGGTGAAATTGGGCGCGATGAATCGGGGAACATTCGACTCAAAGACATCGGTTTGTTCCTGAGAGAGCAAATGGGACGGTATCTGAAAGACCGAGGCCTCAAGGCCACCATCAAGTATATCGATCCGAGTTACACCATTCGGAGCCTTCCCGCCAATTCCGTCGATGCCGAGTTTTGCCTGGCGTTGGGGCAGCACGCCGTGCACGCCGGGATGGCCGGCAGAACCAACATGCTCGTGGGATTTTGGAATCAGCGGTTCACGCACGTACCGATTCCGCTGGCTGTGGCGACCCGTCGCCAGTTGGATCCGAAGGGGGACATCTGGCAGCGCGTGCTGGAGGCCACAGGGCAGCCGTCCTCGATGTAA
- a CDS encoding cytochrome c gives MSWASVKDRWSTGCLQRHARWLVVIMWMGAVWGCQPTPKAAGPVGGEDHIASGQALYVKHCAVCHGPRGKGDGARGLTPPPADLTSPRVATQLAPQLVKTVHKGREDTAMGSWEQLLSDQDIEDVLAYVRHLRR, from the coding sequence ATGAGCTGGGCAAGCGTGAAGGACAGATGGAGCACGGGCTGCCTTCAGCGGCATGCGCGTTGGTTGGTGGTCATCATGTGGATGGGTGCGGTATGGGGCTGCCAACCCACCCCGAAGGCAGCGGGGCCGGTTGGCGGCGAGGACCACATTGCCTCGGGGCAAGCCCTCTACGTGAAACATTGTGCAGTCTGTCATGGGCCTCGCGGAAAAGGCGACGGAGCACGCGGCCTCACGCCCCCGCCCGCTGATTTGACTTCGCCCAGAGTCGCGACGCAGCTCGCGCCCCAACTCGTCAAGACCGTTCACAAGGGACGAGAGGACACCGCCATGGGGTCCTGGGAGCAGTTACTGTCGGACCAAGACATCGAAGATGTCCTGGCCTACGTCCGCCATCTCCGTCGGTAA